One genomic window of Metopolophium dirhodum isolate CAU chromosome 4, ASM1992520v1, whole genome shotgun sequence includes the following:
- the LOC132943626 gene encoding sialin-like, which yields MRPNQNVQSLQVARLNTWISSLDEQPRKHGGSDTAGGETYDPELVDESVHIFFFYVLTLETLFSMMTLKQPHGNSNNNDNDNDDINNISVVGSYTLRQRRRRCATNGWLTMVFLAYSYLLTVRVHFTYSMMVMMNVPLAAGPADLPPCPGAVLDVGRNSTTVVARRLDWTIREQAATMGAYFFGTLVSTLPGGIYSSYGYERSIMMWCVAITAATLALVPVAFVQYESWVAVTFLRFLQGCAFGPTGSCGGTLAGKIIPITNRILYTTFMFSGTVFGGSMGNLYSGIVIPNVSHDGSYLALSVIGFVWVAVWATMMHLTPYDTDLNGIPMSVSFISTSWTTIILSMPFISLLNASFGLGFLYSFITTWLPIYTANVLGGDAIRNGVPVSVTWIVGWITSIIAGISAGSLTNVDTFTRTTVRKMYVGIVLIGSPIMLFGAMVAGCNGAYVRTFTRTSVILLGFERSSIRINSMDLCPGYVGSLIAMCDVFYSMGNIIDVVVVRSLFADTMNWSVTFHVTIIVSISCSILFLFFGSSLQQCWDQRYIRP from the exons ATGAGGCCTAATCAG AATGTTCAGTCACTACAGGTTGCAAGACTTAACACCTGGATATCTTCATTAGATGAGCAACCACGAAAACACGGTGGCTCGGATACCGCAGGAGGCGAGACTTATGATCCGGAGCTCGTCGATGA atctgtacatattttttttttttatgtgttgaCTCTTGAGACATTATTTAGTATG ATGACGTTGAAACAACCACAcggcaacagcaacaacaacgaTAACGACAACGACGACATCAACAACATCAGCGTGGTCGGGTCGTACACGCTGCGGCAGCGTCGGAGGAGGTGCGCGACCAACGGTTGGCTGACGATGGTGTTCTTGGCGTACTCGTACCTGCTGACCGTCCGGGTGCATTTCACGTACTCGATGATGGTGATGATGAACGTACCGCTGGCGGCGGGTCCAGCCGACCTACCGCCGTGCCCGGGCGCCGTGCTGGACGTGGGCCGGAACTCCACGACCGTGGTGGCCAGGCGGCTGGACTGGACGATCCGGGAACAGGCTGCCACGATGGGCGCGTACTTTTTCGGCACACTGGTGTCCACTCTCCCGGGCGGCATATACTCGAGCTACGGTTACGAGCGCTCCATAATGATGTGGTGCGTGGCCATCACAGCCGCCACGTTGGCACTGGTACCGGTCGCGTTCGTCCAGTACGAGAGTTGGGTGGCCGTTACGTTTCTCAGGTTCCTGCAAGG GTGTGCGTTCGGGCCGACCGGCTCTTGCGGCGGGACGTTGGCCGGTAAAATCATACCGATAACGAACAGGATCCTGTACACGACGTTCATGTTCTCCGGCACAGTGTTCGGCGGCTCCATGGGGAACTTGTACAGTGGAATAGTCATACCTAACGTATCGCACGACGGCAGCTACTTGGCGCTATCCGTCATCGGATTCGTCTGGGTCGCCGTGTGGGCGACCATGATGCATCTGACACCGTACGACACCGACTTAAACGGCATCCCAATGTCCGTGTCGTTCATATCCACATCGTGGACCACGATCATCCTATCCATGCCATTCATCAGTCTGCTGAACGCATCATTCGG ACTCGGATTTTTATACAGCTTCATCACTACCTGGTTACCGATTTATACTGCCAATGTCCTAGGTGGCGATGCTATAAGAAACGGCGTACCAGTCTCTGTGACATGGATAGTCGGTTGGATAACGTCTATAATCGCAGGAATCTCAGCCGGGTCGTTGACAAACGTTGACACGTTTACGAGGACAACGGTCAGGAAGATGTACGTCGGAATTGTGTTAATCGGATCACCGATAATGCTCTTTGGCGCCATGGTCGCTGGATGTAACGGTGCGTATGTCAGAACATTTACGAGAACGTCTGTGATATTATTGGGCTTTGAACGAAGCAGTATTCGAATAAATTCCATGGACTTATGTCCTG GTTATGTGGGAAGTCTAATAGCAATGTGTGATGTTTTTTACTCTATGGGAAATATAATTGATGTAGTGGTGGTTAGAAGTTTATTTGCAGACACCATGAACTGGAGCGTGACATTCCATGTGACTATTATTGTATCAATTTCGTGTAGCATACTATTTCTATTTTTCGGATCCTCACTACAACAATGCTGGGATCAAAGATACATACGTCCGTAA